One part of the Ziziphus jujuba cultivar Dongzao chromosome 2, ASM3175591v1 genome encodes these proteins:
- the LOC107418729 gene encoding protein DETOXIFICATION 16-like, whose amino-acid sequence MGLASGLDTLCGQSFGAKQYQMLGIHIQRAMLVLSVVSVFLSIICLNTKPILIAMHQDHEISEEAGQYALFMIPSIFSYGLLQCLVRFLQTQNIVFPMMICSGITALFHMLLCWVLVFKSKLGSRGAALANSISYWINVLLMALYIKFSSSCVKTWTGFSKAALHKIPTFLKISIPSALMLCFKAWSFEIVVLLAGLLPNPKLETSVLSICLNTFAILWMIPFGLSAAVSTRVSNELGGGQPQAASLAVKVGLVMVIIEGVTVALLMILLRNIWGSIYSNEKEVVSYVASTMPILAISCFLDGIQSMLSGIARGCGWQKIGAYVNFGAFYLLGIPCATILVFVLHMRAKVKFLSFFLHHMFHLHVSKESYFPSILCYFHTLFILCRGFGWGS is encoded by the exons ATGGGATTGGCTAGTGGATTGGATACTTTATGTGGACAGTCATTTGGAGCAAAACAATATCAGATGCTTGGCATACACATTCAAAGGGCTATGCTTGTTCTCTCAGTGGTCAGTGTATTCCTTTCTATCATCTGCTTaaacacaaaaccaattctaatAGCTATGCACCAAGATCATGAAATATCAGAAGAAGCCGGACAATATGCTCTTTTCATGATTCCTAGCATTTTTTCTTATGGACTTCTTCAATGCCTTGTAAGGTTCTTACAGACACAGAACATCGTCTTCCCAATGATGATATGCTCTGGAATTACAGCTTTATTTCATATGCTGTTGTGTTGGGTTTTGGTTTTCAAATCCAAACTTGGAAGTAGAGGAGCTGCTTTGGCAAACTCGATCTCTTACTGGATAAATGTTTTGTTAATGGCACTTTATATCAAGTTTTCTTCTTCATGTGTGAAGACTTGGACTGGTTTTTCAAAAGCAGCATTGCACAAAATTCCTACTTTTCTTAAAATCTCTATTCCTTCAGCTCTCATGCTTTG CTTTAAAGCTTGGTCATTCGAAATAGTTGTTCTACTCGCCGGTCTTCTTCCTAATCCAAAGTTAGAGACTTCTGTACTCTCCATCTG TCTAAACACATTTGCAATTCTTTGGATGATTCCTTTTGGACTTAGCGCCGCTGTGAG CACAAGGGTATCCAATGAACTGGGAGGCGGGCAGCCCCAAGCAGCAAGTTTAGCAGTGAAGGTAGGCTTAGTAATGGTGATAATAGAGGGAGTTACAGTAGCATTGTTGATGATCCTGCTACGCAACATATGGGGAAGTATATACAGCAATGAGAAAGAAGTTGTCAGCTATGTGGCATCCACCATGCCTATTCTTGCGATTTCCTGCTTCCTCGATGGAATCCAAAGTATGCTCTCAG GAATAGCTAGAGGATGTGGTTGGCAAAAGATAGGTGCATATGTAAATTTTGGAGCTTTCTATCTGCTAGGCATTCCTTGTGCAACTATACTGGTTTTTGTCTTGCATATGAGAGCAAAAGtgaagtttctttcttttttccttcatcATATGTTTCATCTCCATGTCAGTAAAGAAAGTTATTTCCCATCTATTCTTTGCTATTTCCataccctttttattttatgtaggGGCTTTGGTTGGGGATCATAA
- the LOC112488786 gene encoding uncharacterized protein LOC112488786 → MSLSVRLPRPTSVKNKTPAPIQITAEQILREAREHHDASETQPHKRQKITDQDELDDYCLRKRKQYEDLVRRFRSDPKTWIKYAHWEGESQKDLRRARSVYERALEVDYRNHSTWIKYAEFEIKSKCINHARNIFDRAVTLLPRVNQLWIKYIHMERILGNVAGTRQIFERWMLWMPDKEAWLSYIKFELRFNEVDRARAIFERFVGCHPAVEIWILYAKFEMKNGQIDRCRNVYLRAVDGLADNDEADKLYVAFAEFEELCKEPERARCIYKFAIDHVAKYICNSNKDRAENLHRKFIAFEKQCGDKEQIDNAIVGLRRFEYEHQVWENPLEYSNWFDYILLEETVGDKERIREVYERAIANVPPVTKKKYWKQYIYLWIKYALYEELDAEDMERTRDVYRECLKLITNKKLSFTKIWLLAAKFEIRQLNLQGARKILGNAIGRAPKDKIFENYIEIELQLGNIDRCRKLYEKYLEWAPENVYAWSKYTELEICVCETERARSIFELAIAQPALDKPENMWKTYIDFEISQGEFERARDLYERLLKLTKHVKVWISYAKFEASIKETDLEGLEEQKKQCVLRSRRVFEKAIDYYSTSAFPDSNEERAMLEEEWLNMEVGFGDLGDASLVSKKLKKRRQMATEDGAAGFEESIDYSFPEEKTQITNLKILEAAYKWKKLQVEEARNLF, encoded by the coding sequence ATGTCATTGTCTGTGAGACTTCCCCGTCCGACTAGCGTCAAGAACAAAACCCCAGCCCCAATCCAAATCACCGCCGAGCAAATCCTCCGTGAAGCCAGAGAGCATCATGATGCATCTGAAACCCAACCCCACAAGCGGCAGAAAATCACCGATCAAGACGAACTCGACGATTATTGTCTCCGCAAACGCAAGCAGTACGAGGACCTAGTCCGCCGCTTCAGATCCGATCCAAAAACTTGGATTAAGTACGCTCATTGGGAAGGAGAATCTCAGAAGGATTTGAGACGAGCTCGCTCAGTCTATGAGCGAGCACTTGAAGTCGATTACAGGAACCACTCAACCTGGATCAAGTACGCTGAGTTCGAGATCAAGAGCAAGTGCATCAACCATGCAAGAAACATCTTCGACCGCGCTGTTACTCTGCTTCCCAGAGTCAACCAGTTGTGGATTAAATACATACACATGGAGCGCATTCTCGGCAATGTCGCCGGTACCAGGCAGATTTTCGAAAGGTGGATGCTTTGGATGCCGGACAAGGAAGCATGGCTTTCCTACATCAAATTCGAGCTCCGTTTCAATGAGGTCGATCGCGCCAGAGCGATTTTCGAGCGCTTCGTTGGGTGCCACCCTGCTGTTGAAATTTGGATACTGTACGCCAAATTCGAGATGAAGAATGGACAGATTGATAGGTGTAGGAATGTGTATTTGAGGGCCGTCGATGGATTAGCTGATAATGATGAAGCAGATAAGCTATATGTCGCTTTCGCCGAATTCGAAGAGCTTTGCAAGGAACCAGAGCGAGCTAGGTGTATCTATAAATTTGCAATTGATCATGTAGCTAAGTATATCTGTAATTCCAATAAGGACAGGGCTGAAAATTTGCATAGGAAATTTATAGCATTTGAGAAGCAGTGCGGAGATAAGGAACAGATTGACAATGCTATAGTGGGGTTGAGGCGATTTGAGTATGAGCATCAAGTCTGGGAAAATCCTCTGGAGTATAGTAATTGGTTTGATTACATTCTTCTTGAAGAGACAGTGGGTGATAAAGAGAGAATTAGGGAAGTTTATGAGCGAGCTATTGCTAATGTTCCTCCTGTTACTAAGAAAAAGTATTGGAAGCAGTACATTTACTTGTGGATCAAGTATGCACTGTATGAAGAACTTGATGCTGAAGACATGGAGCGGACAAGAGATGTGTATAGAGAGTGTCTAAAACTGATCACCaacaaaaaattatcttttacaaAAATATGGCTTCTTGCTGCAAAGTTTGAAATTCGACAGCTGAATCTCCAAGGTGCACGAAAAATACTCGGAAACGCAATTGGAAGAGCTCCTAAGGACAAGATATTTGAGAATTATATAGAGATTGAATTGCAATTGGGGAACATAGACCGCTGTCGAAAATTATACGAGAAGTACTTGGAATGGGCACCAGAGAATGTGTATGCATGGAGCAAGTATACAGAGTTGGaaatatgtgtgtgtgagaCAGAGCGTGCAAGAAGCATATTTGAGCTTGCAATTGCTCAACCAGCTCTTGATAAGCCAGAAAATATGTGGAAGACATACATTGACTTTGAAATATCACAAGGTGAATTTGAAAGAGCCAGAGACTTGTATGAGCGACTGTTAAAACTTACCAAGCATGTGAAAGTTTGGATCAGCTATGCCAAGTTTGAGGCTTCAATCAAAGAAACAGATTTGGAAGGTTTGGAAGAGCAAAAGAAACAGTGCGTTTTGCGTTCAAGAAGAGTCTTTGAGAAAGCAATAGACTATTACAGCACATCAGCTTTTCCTGATTCAAACGAAGAAAGAGCAATGCTTGAAGAAGAATGGCTGAATATGGAGGTTGGTTTTGGGGATTTAGGTGATGCCAGCTTAGTGTCAAAGAAACTGAAGAAAAGGAGGCAAATGGCAACTGAAGATGGTGCTGCTGGTTTTGAGGAATCCATTGATTACTCATTCCCTGAGGAGAAAacacaaattacaaatttgaaGATTTTGGAAGCTGCCTACAAATGGAAGAAGCTGCAAGTGGAAGAAGCGAGAAATTTGTTCTGA
- the LOC125418265 gene encoding protein DETOXIFICATION 16, which translates to MDRENQNQFGSSPLISICEEEFDEAGSERKCEKSITKNEILEEVKKQLCLAGPLMAVSLLQKFVQVISLMFVGHLGELSLSAASMANSFVSMTGFSLLAGMASALDTLSGQSFGAKQYHMLGIHMQRAMFVLLLVSIPLAITVANTRSILIFVGQNADIAAEAGKFAHFLIPGIFGNAILACQIRFLRTQNIVVPMVLIAGFTTLLHIFTCWFLLFKSGLGNRGAALANSISYWINVILLALYVKFSPSCSRTWTGFSMEALQNCFSFLGLAIPSAFMTCLEFWSFELMVLLSGILPNPELETSVLSISLNISTIVWRIPSGLGGAVSIRISNELGAGHPRAARLAAYVVTMMGMSQGVVVGVVLILTRKALGYAYSSEIEVVKYVEALIPILATANFVDGIQCGLSGIVRGCGWQRIGAFVNLGSYYLVGIPSAILFAFVFHMGGKGLWLGIIGGLIVQVSFFVAVTIRTNWKLQAKKATERVCEGT; encoded by the exons ATGGATAGAGAAAACCAGAATCAATTCGGAAGCTCCCCATTGATTAGTATCTGTGAGGAAGAATTTGATGAAGCTGGAAGTGAGAGAAAGTGTGAAAAGAGTATTACGAAAAATGAAATTCTTGAAGAAGTAAAAAAGCAGTTATGTCTAGCAGGGCCATTAATGGCTGTGAGTCTATTGCAGAAATTTGTACAGGTCATATCTTTGATGTTTGTTGGTCATCTTGGTGAGCTATCTCTCTCTGCAGCTTCCATGGCCAATTCCTTTGTATCGATGACCGGTTTCAGCTTGTTG GCAGGGATGGCAAGTGCATTGGACACATTATCAGGGCAGTCATTTGGAGCAAAGCAATATCATATGCTAGGCATACACATGCAGAGAGCTATGTTTGTTCTTTTACTCGTCAGCATACCCCTTGCCATAACCGTCGCAAATACAAGATCTATTCTAATTTTTGTGGGCCAAAATGCAGATATAGCAGCAGAAGCTGGAAAATTTGCACATTTTTTGATCCCGGGCATTTTTGGCAATGCAATTCTTGCTTGCCAAATAAGATTTTTACGAACACAGAACATAGTCGTGCCGATGGTGCTTATCGCCGGATTCACCACTTTACTCCACATTTTTACATGTTGGTTTTTGCTGTTCAAGTCTGGACTTGGTAATAGAGGAGCTGCTTTAGCAAATTCAATCTCCTATTGGATCAATGTTATATTGTTGGCACTCTATGTGAAATTCTCTCCTTCATGCTCAAGAACCTGGACTGGCTTTTCCATGGAAGCCTTGCAAAACTGCTTCTCTTTTCTTGGACTTGCTATTCCTTCAGCTTTCATGACCTG CTTGGAGTTTTGGTCTTTTGAGCTGATGGTTTTATTATCTGGTATCCTTCCCAATCCAGAATTAGAAACCTCTGTGCTTTCTATCAG CCTGAATATATCTACAATAGTTTGGAGGATCCCATCAGGCCTTGGTGGCGCTGTGAG TATAAGGATTTCAAATGAACTAGGAGCAGGACATCCAAGAGCAGCACGTTTAGCTGCTTATGTAGTAACAATGATGGGAATGAGTCAGGGTGTAGTTGTAGGTGTAGTGCTTATATTGACTCGCAAAGCCTTGGGTTATGCTTATAGCAGTGAGATTGAAGTGGTCAAATATGTAGAGGCATTGATTCCCATACTTGCCACAGCAAACTTTGTAGATGGCATCCAGTGTGGTCTATCAG GCATTGTTAGAGGTTGCGGTTGGCAGAGGATTGGTGCTTTTGTTAATCTGGGATCCTATTACCTGGTGGGAATTCCATCAGCCATTTTGTTTGCATTTGTCTTTCATATGGGAGGAAAG GGACTGTGGTTGGGGATTATAGGAGGACTTATTGTTCAAGTCTCATTTTTTGTTGCTGTTACCATACGCACCAACTGGAAGCTACAA GCAAAGAAGGCTACAGAGAGAGTCTGCGAAGGAACTTGA
- the LOC107418730 gene encoding protein DETOXIFICATION 16-like: MEKDDQNTCSISPLIQISKEDGSGFYPENDININVKDNTGWREISEEVKRQLWLAGPLISVSLSLFLLQVISVMFVGHLGQLALSGASMATSFASVTGFSLLVGMASALDTLCGQSYGAKQYHMLGIHMQKAMFVLIFVSIPLAIIWANTGPILVALGQDPEISEAAGIYACSMIPILFAYALVQCLVRFLQAQNIVFPMMLCSGIITLMHIFVCWVLIFAFNMGYRGAALANSVSYWMNVLLLVLFIKFSASCRKSWTGFSKDAFHNIPTFLKLAIPSAVMVCFEIWSFEMMVLLSGLLPNPKLETSVLSISLNTASTVWMIPCGLGGAVSTRVSNELGAGHSQAARLAVYVVLILAVSEGLVVGLVMIFVRKVWGYAYSNDADVLKYVSEMMPILAISNLIDGVQAVISGTVRGCGWQKIGAYVNLGSYYLVGIPIAVLFAFVFHTGGKGLWLGIICALIVQMVSLLVITARTNWEQEAKKAKDRVYDNMIPVDMVS; the protein is encoded by the exons ATGGAGAAAGATGATCAAAACACATGTTCCATTTCGCCTCTGATACAAATATCCAAAGAAGATGGATCTGGGTTTTATCCTGAAAACGATATTAATATTAATGTAAAGGATAACACCGGGTGGAGGGAGATTTCTGAGGAAGTTAAGAGGCAGCTATGGCTTGCTGGGCCTCTCATCAGCGTCAgtctctctttgtttttgttacaGGTTATCTCTGTCATGTTTGTGGGTCATCTGGGTCAGTTGGCTCTCTCTGGTGCCTCAATGGCTACTTCCTTTGCTTCTGTCACTGGCTTCAGCTTATTG GTGGGGATGGCAAGTGCATTAGACACCTTATGTGGCCAGTCATACGGAGCAAAGCAATATCATATGCTGGGGATACACATGCAAAAAGCTATGTTTGTACTTATCTTTGTCAGCATTCCCCTAGCTATTATCTGGGCAAACACAGGACCAATTCTAGTTGCCTTGGGTCAAGATCCTGAGATATCAGAAGCTGCTGGAATATATGCTTGTAGTATGATTCCGATCCTTTTTGCATATGCACTTGTGCAGTGCCTTGTTAGATTCTTACAAGCCCAAAACATTGTTTTCCCAATGATGCTATGCTCTGGAATCATTACCTTAATGCACATCTTCGTCTGCTGGGTTCTGATATTTGCGTTCAACATGGGATACAGAGGAGCTGCTCTGGCAAACTCAGTCTCCTACTGGATGAATGTTTTGTTGTTGGTATTGTTTATCAAGTTCTCAGCTTCATGCAGAAAGTCTTGGACTGGTTTCTCAAAGGATGCCTTTCATAATATTCCCACTTTTCTTAAACTTGCTATTCCTTCTGCTGTCATGGTCTG CTTTGAGATATGGTCATTTGAGATGATGGTTCTCTTGTCTGGTCTTCTTCCTAACCCGAAATTGGAAACTTCGGTACTTTCTATCAG CCTCAACACTGCTTCAACTGTTTGGATGATTCCCTGTGGACTAGGAGGTGCTGTGAG TACTCGGGTGTCAAATGAACTAGGAGCTGGGCATTCACAAGCTGCGCGTTTAGCAGTATATGTTGTCCTGATATTAGCTGTTAGTGAAGGCCTTGTTGTTGGATTAGTGATGATATTTGTACGAAAAGTCTGGGGCTATGCCTACAGCAATGATGCAGATGTGCTGAAATATGTTTCAGAAATGATGCCAATTCTTGCCATATCTAACCTGATAGATGGAGTACAGGCGGTCATTTCAG GCACTGTTAGAGGATGTGGTTGGCAGAAGATTGGTGCTTATGTCAATCTTGGATCATATTATCTGGTTGGGATCCCCATTGCAGTTCTATTTGCTTTTGTATTTCACACTGGCGGAAAG GGCCTTTGGCTGGGTATCATTTGTGCACTCATTGTGCAAATGGTGTCTCTTCTTGTTATCACTGCACGCACTAATTGGGAGCAAGAA GCAAAGAAGGCTAAAGATAGAGTCTATGACAATATGATCCCGGTAGATATGGTATCATGA